The Saccharomyces eubayanus strain FM1318 chromosome XIII, whole genome shotgun sequence DNA segment TTAAACACACATTGGTTTGAAAACAcgtatattttattatttttaaaaaactaaaaaaaagaagacaaaataataacaaagCAAATTAacgtattattattatccGTATTTCCCTTAATTAATTTaaactcttcttctaccaGTGGTCTTGGTATGTTGACCTCTAACACGTAAACCCCAGAAATGTCTGATACCACGGTGAGCTCTGATCTTCTTTAATCTTTCCAAGTCATCTCTCAATTTAGATTCGACATTGTTAGCCAAAGTGTGGTAATCCTTACCATCGGTGATGTCGTTTTGACGGTTCAAGAACCAAGCTGGAATCTTGTAGTGGGTTGGGTTTTGCATGATTTGGACAAttctttccaattcttcttgGGTCAATTCACCAGCTCTCTTTTGCAAGTCAACATCGGCCTTCTTACAAACCAAGTTAGAGTAACGACGACCGACACCCTTAATGGTGGTCAAAGCGTAAACAATTTTAATGTTACCATCGACGTTGGTGTTCAACAAACTGAATTAAAAGGGTCgtaaaaaaagattttttacACTTTATTGTTAGTATTTATGCTATTGTTAGGTCATGTAGAAACtagttttcattgaaatgTCTGTATCCAGTCATGGGCGCAAAAATAATACTCATGGTTAATTCAACCGGTTGTTTTCAGTAAAAGTGCATAATCGCATTGTAAGATTTGCCTTTAGGACGGGTTAATAGTACTTTTCAAAGTAGAATTCTTGATTACTTGTTAAGTTCGTTTAATTCGGTGATTACTTATAATAACGCAATGTCGCTCTGGCCTGGTGACTACCTATCTTGacactttttcatttgctGTTCTGTGCACTCATGTTTTGGAcatttttcatctttctttgtctaAAACTATCTTGTTTCAATATTTATCGTATTGTACTTGTAAAACATACCGTAAAATGTGTTGGAAGGAACCTTGTTCTTGAACAACTAAAGAAGACATCTTTACCACTTTTTGctatatgtatttttcgTAGGATTGATTTAAGactaataatattataatagTATTAAAATACCTGATATTGTTATTACTAAGGACTCTTCCAGTTAGTATAGCCAAAGCTCCGGAAATTGCTCTAGCCTAGGCATCAGCTGGTCGCAGGGGAAAGAAGAGTTCTCCTTCCAGAACGGGAGAGCATGGAAGGAGAGGTTTCGTCTCTGCAAGAGGTAGCTCTTGGAAAGGCACCGTCCCCGTAGGCTCACCGGTGGCGGATCTCAGGCAGAGCTCGGCCCGGAAACCACCACATTGAAAGATTCGCGATAGctttgatgaaatattaaaaaaatagataatGTTTTTTGGGTGTGCATGGGTGTTATATTTACCGACACTGTACGGATTTAAGAAATCCAAAACAGTACTCTCCGTCCTTTTAAAGCTGATCTATATGTGACCGTGCCAAGCATGGAAAAAGACTCTCTTTAAAATAGATGATAaatgattattttttcgGTTATTTACAGAAATgtgttctttttatattttaatgGAATAATAACTGGACGGGGTAAACTAGAAGAGGGGgaggtatatatatatatgtacaaaATTCAGTTTGAGGTGGACGACGATCTctcttattctttttggtGTGCAATTGCTAAATATTCAAGAGCTTCCAGTTCAATGAAGACGGTTTGTGCTCTCAGTATGTCATTGACCTCAACAAGCTCTTTCTGTATAACATCCACAGTTTGTTTGTATGGGTCAGAACATTTCATCAGCCCCTCTCTTGCCTTGTCAGTAATGAAAAGTAGTCTCTTGCCCTTTAGTTGAAACTCCTCTAAGAACTTCCTGAAGATGGCTTCTCCTTCAAAACTCTCCTTATCCTCAAGTGTGTCCGTCTTTAAGATGTCTAACGCGTTCAAATCTATTTCCGGGGTGGGTGATATCAAGTCGACTTTATTACCACCAATAACAAACAGCTTACCGCTTTTATACTGGTGGCTCAAAGCATTGTTGAAAGCCATGGAATATACTTTGGATGGCAGCTCTGTGGTGTAATCGTTTGGTGCAGTTCTTGCGAGTGCCCTAGCACCATTGTGTCTTGTTGGGGAGTTAGCATCCCCGACTCTTGCTCTACCAGAACCCTTTTGAGGCATCAATTTACGTCTGGAAAACCCGTTTTCACTTCTGCCAGGAGGGTTTGAGGCACCCACTCTTCTATTATCGTTTTCATAAACAACGGCTTTCCAAATTATATCACGCCTTAATGGAGCAGCTACAGTCGATGCGGGAACGGGCACAAACGTTAACGGTTCTAACGATGGAAATGAACGGACAGTCACTAACGCATATTTGGGGGGAATTGCTGCATTTGGCAAAGGATTCGGTATGGCTTTTGCATGTGTGGCAGCATTTGTAGTCTGGTAACGTATAAATTGTAAAGCCTATTATAACATAAAACACAGCGTGCAAGGTTAGTATATGGATTCATTGTTTAAAAGCAACAGACATGTGGGAAATGAAGGAAGGCTTGTCTTGTACATACTTTCACtaagtttctttttgacgtcattattatttcGGCCCAACTAGCTCGTAAATAGCATCGGTCTCTTGTGGAATGTATAGTCCTATTATAGATCGAATCTATTCGTTCCCTTTCTTTCTACTTTGAACATTgaaattgtttcttaaAACTATGGAGTGACCCGGAAACATATGCTTTTCTTCCTGCTGTACACCCATACCTTTTATCCGTACATTTTccggttttttttatttatttttaaacgGCCTATACCTCATCACAGTCAGTTTCGAAAGCTGTCTCGCTACCACAGGCCTGTTTGGCTTAGCAGCCCGTGAGCCCGGACGCCCGGCTGAAGATTTGTTTCGTTGGTAGGAGAGGTAGCGCGTCTAGGCTCATGCACTTGGCCTCCGCAACAGGGATGTTCTTTCCAGGCTAATTCCTCAAGCTCTCGCCATCGTTGTGATCACTTTCGCTGCCATATTAGCACGTAATATGTATGAAATTTGTGATTATTAGTGCGTTAATGAATATGATTCGGAAGAAGACCAAGATCTCGAGACTAGCAATTACAAAATGGTATGTTAAAATAGAGTAAGCGTAGGAGTTATCAAAACACGAAATATTGAATTGACAAGCGTAATAATGGCATATTTCttcataataataatgaacGGTAGTGATAAAATTCGAAGATAACATCAAAACATGACACCGAGAGAGTGACAGGGAACCTAAAGCCAGCAAGCAAGCaagaaaagttaaaaaaataaggagCTGAAAAGGATATTCTAAGCTACCAGAGCCAACAGTTATTATATGGCGAGTTTTTCAACAAGTAGGGAAATCAGGAGAAGCAAAGCTCATTATGGAATCACTTTCGCaggaaaacaatatcaCGTCATGCATAACCTCTACACAACAATTTACTTCTATTATATCGGCTTActaacaaacaaaaaatacacTGTTACCAACATTTTGTTTGGTGAACATgcttttttcctcttttaaTTAGGGTAGAGTTAGAACTAAGACCGTCAAGCGTGCTTCTAAGGCTTTGATTGAGCGTTACTATCCAAAGTTGACTATGGATTTCCAAACCAACAAGAGACTTTGTGATGAAATCGCCACCATCCAATCCAAGAGATTGAGAAACAAGATTGCCGGTTACACCACCCATTTGATGAAGAGAATCCAAAAGGGTCCAGTTAGAGgtatttctttcaaattgcaagaagaagagagagaaagaaaggaTCAATACGTTCCAGAAGTCTCTGCTTTGGACTTGTCTCGTTCTAACGGTGTTTTGAACGTTGACAACCAAACTTCTGACTTGGTTAAATCTTTGGGTTTGAAATTGCCATTATCCGTCATCAATGTTTCCGCTCAAAGAGACAGACGTTACAAGAAGAGAGTTTAAAATTAAATTAGAAAGCTATTTAAAATAATTTactattcaaaaatatttgccttttcttttttaatttttgtttattccTTAATGtataattaaataaaaaaatatgattaTATTTATCAATTTGTTTTACCATCCTTTACATTTGGCTGCTTTTGGCGCTACCTAAGCGTTTACTATTATTTCCCACTTCAAATTatttacctttttttacGACTTTTGGGTTTCTGTCACACCACATCTAGCAGTTtgaaatattaaaaaaatttcatttataATGCTACAAggatataaaatatttaaCTCAAGATTACAGCTGCAATTAATAGTGAACATTTCTATAATATCACCAAAGAGGACAAAAGAATCTTACGTATATCTAAATGCATTTTCTTACATCCTAAGGTGAACAGTGAACATTTTGGAAGCCGTAGGATACAATAAAGGCGGTTCAATTCCCAAATCCAGTGATTTAACCCACTGCtgccttttcaaatcatttttttcaattactTTTAACATTCTTAGTGCTCCCTTGGCTCCTGTTATTgtttcaatatcaatcaAATGCAGAAGATATCGTAAAAGGACCAGTAAGCATACGTcacatttttcaataactAAGAATGATTCTTCGTATGACATCTTAGTACTTTGTTCGGTAAATGCAAAACAATCCAGCTCGACTAGATCAATAACCTCATTGCAAAATGAGACGCCATCCGATAGATTCTCCACCAATGTCAGGATAATAACACAGTCTTGCGTGTCTTTGGATATCTCGGATAGCGTACCTTCGGCTAATAAGGGTATAAAATATGACTCTTGTGACAAGTTTTCGGTcatgaagaattttttgaactgCAAGATATCGTTGAAAGAGGCGAGCGTTCGTGAGATTCCCTGGATGATATCATCCGCAATGATTCTTGGAGTAATTAATCTACGACCATCTGGTACCTTTAATAATAGTTTGAAACATGATCCAATAAGTTTCCTTCGCAATGCTAATGATTTTTGCGATTTGTACAGGCGACTATACTCAAATCTGGGAATGTATGTATTAACCATAGTATTTTCGCCATGATATATGGGATGGACCGGTGTCGCGTAACTGTCTGACGGTAGTTTGTAATCACAATTTAGAAACACGTATTCAGAAAATCTATTGGCAAAATTCCTTGTATTCAAGgactcaaagaaaatggccAAAGGACTCTCTGATAAGCGCTGAATGAACAAGGCCTTGCCTGTACTTCGGGTAATTTCATGCTGTATAAAGTAATCTTGTCTAGCATTAAACAGATCGATGATCATCTCCAGTAAGGGCATCCATATTTCATGACTTGATAGGTACAGCGGCGTGCTTTCTTGCAATGAGTTGGACAGCGTCCATAAAATCATGTTGATGAATTCCCCGGGCTCGCTtagtttcaaattcaataagCGATTTCCCAGAACGGTGTGAGTTTGCTCTAGACAACTAATATAGGA contains these protein-coding regions:
- the RPS18B gene encoding 40S ribosomal protein uS13, with protein sequence MQNPTHYKIPAWFLNRQNDITDGKDYHTLANNVESKLRDDLERLKKIRAHRGIRHFWGLRVRGQHTKTTGRRRV
- the YML6 gene encoding mitochondrial 54S ribosomal protein uL4m — its product is MPQKGSGRARVGDANSPTRHNGARALARTAPNDYTTELPSKVYSMAFNNALSHQYKSGKLFVIGGNKVDLISPTPEIDLNALDILKTDTLEDKESFEGEAIFRKFLEEFQLKGKRLLFITDKAREGLMKCSDPYKQTVDVIQKELVEVNDILRAQTVFIELEALEYLAIAHQKE
- the RPS17A gene encoding 40S ribosomal protein eS17, with translation MGRVRTKTVKRASKALIERYYPKLTMDFQTNKRLCDEIATIQSKRLRNKIAGYTTHLMKRIQKGPVRGISFKLQEEERERKDQYVPEVSALDLSRSNGVLNVDNQTSDLVKSLGLKLPLSVINVSAQRDRRYKKRV
- the NSE5 gene encoding Smc5-Smc6 complex subunit NSE5, yielding MAGIRRQSRVNGDCGGNLGMDGALISSVTYVRPREGAHYFVELTERHLLVFEMLNSMCLLENYDHMLLFLECQLGKSHNLAVIPFDIILVLFTLSTLSEYYKEPMLRANDPYNVTRGTLSKRALKMLQKYLVILKEFDTEEYNLHDLELLRCQFFLAIDTLTPKKQRWTFDRFRRVKSENGVVYKQNASADPDLDPSETIKNPYRSYISCLEQTHTVLGNRLLNLKLSEPGEFINMILWTLSNSLQESTPLYLSSHEIWMPLLEMIIDLFNARQDYFIQHEITRSTGKALFIQRLSESPLAIFFESLNTRNFANRFSEYVFLNCDYKLPSDSYATPVHPIYHGENTMVNTYIPRFEYSRLYKSQKSLALRRKLIGSCFKLLLKVPDGRRLITPRIIADDIIQGISRTLASFNDILQFKKFFMTENLSQESYFIPLLAEGTLSEISKDTQDCVIILTLVENLSDGVSFCNEVIDLVELDCFAFTEQSTKMSYEESFLVIEKCDVCLLVLLRYLLHLIDIETITGAKGALRMLKVIEKNDLKRQQWVKSLDLGIEPPLLYPTASKMFTVHLRM